The Verrucomicrobiota bacterium DNA segment CATGTTCGGCGAGGACCGCCCGCAAACGCTGTAACGCATCCCATGCCCGGAGACGAGACTGGCGGGAAGCTTCCAAACGCTCCAGGAGTTCCTGAAAATCCTTGACGCTGACCGGCGGCATGCGCGTTAGAATAATTGGATAAGCGTTCGCATGAACACCTGGATGCGGATGCCTCCCTCGTAGGGTTCGGCATTCGAGGTTCGGTCACACGACGGTGACCAACGCAGAAAACCTTTCCTTAATCTCGTTGCGGTTAGCCGGGCGGCCGGTAACGTTCGGCTTATCATAAGCCTGCTGACCCGCGTAACCGGCTTCCGGCGAGATTTGCCGCAGCCCTGAAACCAGCCGGGCAGCCCTTCACCGCGTCAACCCGTATGAGCCTGTCAATCCACGGACTTCATCACGTCACGGCGATCGCATCGGATCCCCAGCGCAACCTTGATTTCTACGTCGGGCTGCTGGGGTTGCGGCTCGTCAAGCGTACGGTCAACTTCGATGACCCGGGCACCTACCACTTCTACTTCGGTGATGCGCGCGGTACGCCCGGCACCATCCTGACCTTTTTTCCGTGGCCGGACGCGCGGCCCGGGATTCGCGGTGCCGGTGAGATTGACGCTATCGCCTTTGCCATCGGACCGGAATCGGCCGGTTACTGGTTGGAGCGGCTTAAGGCCCACGGGGTTGGGGCCGAACGGGGGCCGCGGCGTTTTGGCGAGGAAATGATTCGTTTCAGCGATCCCGATGGGTTGTCGATCGAACTGATTGCCGCTCCCCTCGAAGCGGGAACCGAGCCCTGGCCCGGCAGCACAGTCCCGGTGGAACATTCGATCCGCGGGTTCCGTGGCGCTTCTGCCGCGCTGGGTAATTGCGAGCGCACGGCGAATTTGCTTACCGAGGTTTTCGGTTACCGGGCCGTCGAGGAAGCGGACGGCCGTTTCCGGTTCGCTGCGCCCGGCGAAGCTGGTCCCGGCAAAACCCTGGATCTGATCCGGATGCCGGATCGCGCTCCGGGCCGGGCCGGGGCCGGTTCGGTGCACCACATTGCCTTTCGCACCCCGGATGATGAGCGGCAGCGCGCCTGCCGTGAGTTCCTGGTCAAGTCGGGTTACCACCTCAGCCCTGTGATGGACCGCAGCTATTTTCACTCGATCTACTTCCGTGAACCGGGCGGGGTGCTCTTTGAGATCGCGACCGATCCGCCGGGTTTCACCACTGACGAGCTTCCGGAAGAGCTCGGTCTTAACCTGCGCCTGCCGCCGAGGCTGGAACGGATGCGCCCGCAAATCGAGGCGATGCTGCCGCCCGTCACGCTTCCTGAAGGAACCACCGGATGAGCTCGCCCCCCGATTTTATCCACCGATTCGTGCCGGGCCATTCAGACCGCACCCTTCTGCTGCTGCACGGCACGGGCGGGAATGAACATGATCTTATCCCGCTCGGGCGTGCCCTGGATCCCGCCGCCAACTTGCTTAGTCCCCGGGGCAAGGTGCTGGAAAACGGCATGCCGCGGTTTTTTCGCCGGCTGGCCGAAGGAATCTTCGACCTGCAGGACCTAACCAAGCGCGCGCACGAACTGGGGGATTTTGCGGCTGCCGCCGCACGGCATTACGGTTTTGATCCGCATAAAGTTGTTGCGGTGGGGTATTCCAACGGCGCCAACGTGGCTGCCGCCCTGCTGTTGCTGCGGCCGGAGACGTTCCGGGCGGCGGTCCTGTTTCGACCCATGGTGCCGCTCGAGCCGGAAACGCGGCCCGACCTTGCCGGTGTGCAGGTACGCATTGCCGCCGGCGATCATGATTCGATCGTGCCGGTAGCCGAAACGCAGCGCCTGGCGACCTTGTTGCGTGGCGCAGGTGCGGAGGTGGCGGTGTGCTTCGCCAGCGCCGGCCATGGTTTGACTCCGGCCGAAATCGACGCGGCCGCCCGCTGGCTCAAGGACCTTGGAGCAACTGCCGCTTGACGCTCCCCACGGCTAAAGCCGGGAGAGGCTCGCCGTTACCCGCTACCCGTTACCCGTTACCCGTTACTCGTTACCCGTTACTCGTTACTCGTTACTCGTTACTCGTTACTCGTTACTCGTTACTCGTTACTCGTTACTGAGTTCCGCTGGCGGCATTTTTGGCATTTTCCCCGGCGACGTTGGCCGGGGCTTCGCTTCTGAGCGCAGCAGGCGGTGCACCACTTCGCGTGCACCCAAGGCCAGATCGCTGATGTGGTGCAGGTGATAAAAGAGCCACGCAACGGTATCGCCCGTTTTCAGCTTCCGGCCGACGGCGCTGGCCGTGTCCGGGGATGCCTGGGGCGCGGTTGTTCCCACCAACTCCTCCAGTTGATCGGTGAGCTCTGAAAGTTCCCGCAGCCGTTTCGACTTGGTTCCCGTTTCCAGGCTGACCGCAAGACCTACCAGGGCATCGGCCAGGGTCCTGACCAGCCTGAGCAGCAGTTCGGTCGCGTAGCCGGACTGAAGCCGGATCGGCTCACGCGCCGGGTAATCGGAGATCGCCGCCACCGCGAGCAGGATTTGCCGGCAGTAGTTGACGGCCGTCAGCGCTGATTCCACGTCGCCGCGCTGGCGTGACGGTTCGGCCAGGAGTCGCTCGGAGGCCGTCGCCGCATTTGATACGGCGACGGCGGCGTCTTGCCGGAACTCGGACATCGGCCTTTTCTGTTTGCCATGCACAAGGTCGCCGAACGCCCGGAGAAATGCCGCTTCCGCCCGGAAAGCGGCGGCAACCTGAACCGGAAACCGGCTGATTTCCAAAGCCGGAAATAACAGGTAACCGCACAGAAGGGCCAGCAAACTTCCGATCATCGTGTGGAAGATGCGTAAAAAACTGTCGGTGGCCGTGCCAGGATGGGCCAGGTCAAGCATCAGCATGACCAGCGGGGTGAGCGCCATCGCGAACAAGCCGTAATTGCGATTCCGCAACGTAAAGGTGGCACCGGCCAGGAGCGCCACCCCCAGCACCAGGAGCCACGAGTCGCTGCAGAAAGAGATCAGCAACGCGGCCACCAGCGCGCCCAGCACCGTCCCGGTGACCCTTTGTACAGACCGCCGCAGGGTCCCGCCGAAGTTAGGCTTCAACACCAGGACGACCGTCATAGGAATCCAATACCCCCTGGAGATATGGACGGCGGAGGCCAGCAGCGCGCCCAGGGTGGTGGCGGCACCGAGTCGCAGGGCGTGACGGAAGCTGCTGGAGCGAAAGGAGAGGCTGTTTCGAATTTCCGCGATCGGGTTAAACGTTCGCGGCCGCGGCCCGAACCTTGCCTCGGGCGGCTCACGGTGGGTCGGCTGTCCGGACTTCAATTCGGAGGCGATTTCGGCCAGGACGACGAACTGTTCGACGAGGTGCTTGATGGTCCGCGCCAGTTCCTTGCGCTGGAATGAGTCGGGTGAGCCGTGGTCAGCCTTGGCATTCAGACCGGCTTCGATCGCCTCGAAGTGCCCCTGAACACCGGACGGATCCACCGTTTTACCGTGCACGGCAATGGCTTCCGAGATTTCGCGTCCAAGCTCCGATACGGCCTGGGTCAGGCCCTCGAGGCGGGGCCGAAACTCCGTGAACCAGGATTCTCTGCCGACCAGGTTAACCATTTCGCGGAAGGCAACGAGCGTCCTGCCGAGATCGTCGAGTTGTTCGATCAGGAGGAGCAGTTGCATGCTCCGGGTGGTCGGCCCGGCGCGACGCGACCGGAGCGCGCCCCAGATGTTCCGGGAACGCTCCAGGCTGGTCATGAGGCCGTCATAAGCGGTGGCAAACTGGAAGTTGATTGCCGGCCGCTCAACCGTGGCTGCCCCGAGCCAGAAGGCGTCGGCGAAACTCGCCAGCTTGGCGCAGCTGATCGCAAGCGCCTGGAAGATGGGCGAATAAGCACGCAACGGCCAGAGCGCCAGGCAAAGCAGGAGCGCCCAGCCCATGCCGATCAGGCAGGCGATAAACCGGCTCCAGTATTCACCGGGTGCGATCAGCGCCACGGACGTGATGACAATGGTTGAACTCACCAGACCCGCCTGGGCGGCGGCACTTCCGGCGACCCCGATCAGGGCGGCCAAAAAGACCCAGATGAACGTGCCGGCTACGTAACCCGTCGTGGACCAAGTCATCCAGATCGCAAAGAAGTAAGCGACAATGAGTGTAACGGCGGACCCCACCAGACCCGCGGCTTTCTGGCGGTAAGCGCCCCCCAGGTCGCACGACAGGATCCAGAGGACGGCGAAGCCGGCCAGGATTCCCCAGGCCAGGTGACCGGTCATCAAACCGAGGGCGACCGGCGTGGAAATGCCGATCGCCGCACGAAGGCCCTCCGTCCACGCATAAGCGTTCAGGTTGGATTCGGAGTGCAACGACAGGAACGTTTGCCAGGCGCGTTGCAATCTGTGGGCGGGCGTGACCGGGTGCATCGAAGGGACATCCACAGATTACACAGATTAGCGCAGATTAAAGTCACACGGTCACACGGTCACACGGCGGGCACAGCGGAAGAAAGCGGGCACGGCGGACCACGGCGAACACGGCGGAAAGAGAAGGGAGGTCGCGCGCCCGGGCTGCAATTTGTGGCATTTCTCCGGGCGTGGCATTTATCCGGGCATGTTCTACCTATCCAGTCACGATTTCCCGCGAAGCGCACCGGAGCTGGAGTCTTCCTTGCTCGAATCCTTGCGGACGATTTTCGCCTTTTCTCCGGGTGAAATCAGGCCGGTGCGGGTCGCAGGCGGAAACCTTGCCGCGGTGGATAAAATCCGGATCGACCTGAGTGGGGCAACGGTCATCGACGCCCGCCGGCCTCCGCCCAGGCCCGTGGGCATAGGGCAGGCGGAGCCGGGCGTACATGCGGCACAATTGGAAATCCTCGGCCATCCCGTCCACGTTCAGGGTGCAGGCATGCACCTTGACCTGAACGCCGGCGACGTTCTTTTCAATTACGATCGGGATCGTGAAGGCCGTCCGCTGCTTTTGCTCGCGGCGGCTGAAGCCGGTCGCATGACCATCGAAATCAGCCGTGACGACCTGGAGACGTTGCTGCTGGCCGAGGCGAAGGCAGCGGCCGCGAAGCAGGGCGTTGCCGTCGAGAAAGCCGCCCTCGACCTCGTGCCGATCGACCAGCGCTCGGTGGCGATCGTCGCGCGGGTAACGGCAAAAAAGCTCTTTGCCCGCGCAACCGTCGAGGTAAGGGGACAACTCAGGATCGACGACGAGTTAAATGCAAAGCTTTTGGCCCTGTCCTGCGAAGGCGAGGGCATCGTGGGAAGTCTTGCGGGGAGTCTGATCCGTCCCTACCTCGAACGCTTCAACAACGCAGAACTGCCGCTGGCCGCCGTTTCGCTCGGGACCGTTCGCCTGCACAACCTGTGCATCGAGGCCGGGCCCTCGTTGCGATTGCAGGCGGCATTCGGCCGGTAGATGCGGGCCTTGGTTCCCGCCGCGGTGGCCCATTACGCCGTGCGCGCCACCTCGGAAACGCCCGTCCGGCCGTCAAGGCGCGATCAACAGGGGAGGCGCGGATGCACGCGTCTGACCAAGGCTAAAATGAGCTTCGAACCCGGCCAGGTTTCACCCTCGCCCGCTCCGGAAACCGGCGCTGCCGCTGCCTCCGCCGGTCTCATCGTGAGGGAAGAGGAGCCGCTGAACCTGGAAATGCGCTTTTCAAGCCTCGACGGATTCATCACCCCGGCAGACCGGTTTTACGTGCGGTGCCATTTCTCGATCCCGAAGGTCGAGGCGGCGGCTTGGCGCCTGCGAGTGGAAGGGGAGGTGAGCCAGTCACTGGAGCTTAGCCTGGCGGAACTGGAATCGATGCCGGCCCGCACCGTCGTCGCGACCCTGGAGTGCGCCGGCAACGGCCGTGCGCACCTTGAATCCCGCCATGAGGG contains these protein-coding regions:
- a CDS encoding ring-cleaving dioxygenase, yielding MSLSIHGLHHVTAIASDPQRNLDFYVGLLGLRLVKRTVNFDDPGTYHFYFGDARGTPGTILTFFPWPDARPGIRGAGEIDAIAFAIGPESAGYWLERLKAHGVGAERGPRRFGEEMIRFSDPDGLSIELIAAPLEAGTEPWPGSTVPVEHSIRGFRGASAALGNCERTANLLTEVFGYRAVEEADGRFRFAAPGEAGPGKTLDLIRMPDRAPGRAGAGSVHHIAFRTPDDERQRACREFLVKSGYHLSPVMDRSYFHSIYFREPGGVLFEIATDPPGFTTDELPEELGLNLRLPPRLERMRPQIEAMLPPVTLPEGTTG
- a CDS encoding alpha/beta hydrolase — translated: MSSPPDFIHRFVPGHSDRTLLLLHGTGGNEHDLIPLGRALDPAANLLSPRGKVLENGMPRFFRRLAEGIFDLQDLTKRAHELGDFAAAAARHYGFDPHKVVAVGYSNGANVAAALLLLRPETFRAAVLFRPMVPLEPETRPDLAGVQVRIAAGDHDSIVPVAETQRLATLLRGAGAEVAVCFASAGHGLTPAEIDAAARWLKDLGATAA
- a CDS encoding FUSC family protein, translated to MDVPSMHPVTPAHRLQRAWQTFLSLHSESNLNAYAWTEGLRAAIGISTPVALGLMTGHLAWGILAGFAVLWILSCDLGGAYRQKAAGLVGSAVTLIVAYFFAIWMTWSTTGYVAGTFIWVFLAALIGVAGSAAAQAGLVSSTIVITSVALIAPGEYWSRFIACLIGMGWALLLCLALWPLRAYSPIFQALAISCAKLASFADAFWLGAATVERPAINFQFATAYDGLMTSLERSRNIWGALRSRRAGPTTRSMQLLLLIEQLDDLGRTLVAFREMVNLVGRESWFTEFRPRLEGLTQAVSELGREISEAIAVHGKTVDPSGVQGHFEAIEAGLNAKADHGSPDSFQRKELARTIKHLVEQFVVLAEIASELKSGQPTHREPPEARFGPRPRTFNPIAEIRNSLSFRSSSFRHALRLGAATTLGALLASAVHISRGYWIPMTVVLVLKPNFGGTLRRSVQRVTGTVLGALVAALLISFCSDSWLLVLGVALLAGATFTLRNRNYGLFAMALTPLVMLMLDLAHPGTATDSFLRIFHTMIGSLLALLCGYLLFPALEISRFPVQVAAAFRAEAAFLRAFGDLVHGKQKRPMSEFRQDAAVAVSNAATASERLLAEPSRQRGDVESALTAVNYCRQILLAVAAISDYPAREPIRLQSGYATELLLRLVRTLADALVGLAVSLETGTKSKRLRELSELTDQLEELVGTTAPQASPDTASAVGRKLKTGDTVAWLFYHLHHISDLALGAREVVHRLLRSEAKPRPTSPGKMPKMPPAELSNE